The Streptomyces sp. NBC_01275 genome has a segment encoding these proteins:
- the cseC gene encoding two-component system sensor histidine kinase CseC: MRGMIRHLVPAHMERTGIRTGLRWKLSAAIALVGALVAIALSLVVHNAARVSMLDNARDLADERVQVAQRSYELSGRLNFPNVKIDDSGLPSELREKVREGRRATFVSDRPGGVPDIWAAVPLKDGHVLSLHTAFTDRSTDILYDLDQALVIGSIAVVLGGSALGVLIGGQLSRRLRKAAAAANRVARGEPDVRVRDAIGGVVRDETDDLASAVDAMADALQQRLEAERRVTADIAHELRTPVTGLLTAAELLPPGRPTELVLDRAKAMRTLVEDVLEVARLDGASERAELQDIVLGEFVARRVAAKDPDVEVRIVHESMVTTDPRRLERVLFNLLANAARHGKPPIQVTVEGRVIRVRDHGPGFPENLLAEGPSRFRTGSADRAGHGHGLGLTIAAGQARVLGARLTFRNVRPVGAPAHIPSEGAVAVLWLPEHAPTSTGSFPIMP, from the coding sequence ATGCGGGGGATGATCCGGCACCTGGTTCCGGCCCACATGGAGCGCACGGGCATCCGGACGGGTCTGCGGTGGAAGCTGAGCGCGGCGATCGCCCTGGTCGGCGCGCTGGTCGCGATCGCGCTCAGCCTGGTCGTGCACAACGCGGCCCGGGTGTCCATGCTGGACAACGCGCGCGACCTGGCGGACGAGCGCGTCCAGGTCGCCCAGCGCAGTTACGAGCTCTCCGGGCGGCTGAACTTCCCCAACGTCAAGATCGACGACTCGGGGCTGCCCTCGGAGCTGCGGGAGAAGGTCCGGGAGGGCCGCCGGGCGACGTTCGTCTCCGACCGGCCCGGCGGGGTGCCGGACATCTGGGCGGCCGTGCCGCTCAAGGACGGTCATGTGCTGTCCCTGCACACCGCCTTCACCGACCGCAGCACGGACATCCTCTACGACCTCGACCAGGCGCTGGTGATCGGCTCCATCGCGGTCGTCCTGGGCGGCAGCGCGCTCGGCGTCCTCATCGGCGGGCAGCTGTCGCGCCGGCTGCGCAAGGCGGCGGCCGCGGCCAACCGGGTCGCCAGGGGCGAGCCGGACGTACGGGTGCGGGACGCCATCGGCGGAGTCGTCCGGGACGAGACCGACGACCTGGCGAGCGCGGTGGACGCCATGGCGGACGCCCTGCAGCAGCGGCTGGAGGCCGAGCGCCGGGTCACCGCCGACATCGCGCACGAGCTGCGCACCCCGGTGACCGGGCTGCTGACGGCCGCCGAGCTGCTGCCGCCCGGCCGGCCGACCGAGCTGGTCCTGGACCGGGCGAAGGCCATGCGCACGCTCGTCGAGGACGTCCTGGAGGTGGCCCGGCTGGACGGCGCCTCGGAGCGGGCCGAGCTGCAGGACATCGTGCTGGGCGAGTTCGTCGCCCGGCGGGTGGCGGCCAAGGACCCCGACGTCGAGGTGCGGATCGTGCACGAGTCGATGGTCACGACCGACCCACGGCGCCTGGAGCGCGTGCTGTTCAACCTGCTCGCCAACGCCGCCCGGCACGGCAAGCCGCCGATCCAGGTCACCGTCGAGGGCCGGGTCATCCGGGTCCGCGACCACGGCCCCGGCTTCCCCGAGAACCTGCTCGCCGAGGGCCCCAGCCGCTTCCGCACCGGCAGCGCCGACCGCGCCGGACACGGCCACGGTCTCGGGCTCACCATCGCCGCAGGTCAGGCCCGCGTGCTGGGTGCCCGGCTGACCTTCCGCAACGTCCGCCCGGTGGGGGCCCCGGCACACATACCCTCCGAGGGCGCGGTCGCCGTCCTGTGGCTGCCCGAACACGCCCCGACGAGCACGGGAAGCTTTCCGATCATGCCGTAA